A stretch of the Mesorhizobium sp. Pch-S genome encodes the following:
- a CDS encoding response regulator translates to MTKLLIVEDDESVRTLAARALERAGYNIDVAADGAQGLESIRAANGNYDLIVSDIRMPEMDGIEMAKAAAAAFPTLKIMLVTGYADQRERADELNGIILDVVQKPFTLAEIRDRVGRALAA, encoded by the coding sequence ATGACAAAGCTCCTGATCGTCGAGGACGATGAATCCGTCCGCACCCTCGCTGCCCGCGCGCTTGAGCGCGCAGGGTACAACATCGACGTTGCGGCCGATGGCGCTCAGGGCCTGGAGAGCATCCGTGCCGCCAATGGCAACTATGACCTGATCGTCTCGGATATCCGCATGCCCGAGATGGACGGCATCGAAATGGCCAAGGCGGCAGCCGCCGCTTTCCCCACGCTCAAGATCATGCTGGTGACCGGTTATGCTGACCAGCGTGAACGCGCGGATGAATTGAACGGGATCATCCTGGATGTCGTGCAGAAGCCTTTCACCCTGGCTGAAATCCGCGATCGCGTCGGCCGCGCGCTGGCAGCCTGA
- a CDS encoding aldo/keto reductase, whose translation MARRLLGRTDLEIAPLVLGGNVFGWTADEKTSFDLLDRFVDGGLNAIDTANVYSRWAPGNKGGESETIIGKWMKARGNRDKVVVITKVGADMGQGKRDLSAGYIERAVEDSLKRLQTDSIDLYLSHWPDPTVPYEETLGAYQTLLAKGKVRHIGCSNLDAGQLRAALDVAKLRNLPRYEVLQPEYNLYDRASYDGPLRDLCVAEGLGVITYFSLAKGFLSGKYRSKADLGKSAARGEDVEAYLNKRGMRILAALDAVAGRHAAKPAEVALAWIIARPGVTAPIASATTPEQMASLVRAASLGLTQADVEELDKASV comes from the coding sequence TTGGCCAGACGTCTGCTCGGTCGTACCGACCTCGAAATCGCGCCGCTCGTGCTGGGCGGCAATGTGTTCGGCTGGACCGCCGACGAAAAGACGTCCTTCGATCTGCTGGACCGTTTTGTCGACGGCGGGCTCAACGCCATCGATACCGCGAACGTCTATTCGCGCTGGGCGCCCGGCAACAAGGGCGGAGAGTCTGAGACCATCATCGGCAAGTGGATGAAGGCGCGCGGCAATCGCGACAAGGTAGTCGTCATCACCAAGGTCGGTGCAGACATGGGACAGGGCAAGAGGGACCTTTCCGCCGGCTACATCGAACGGGCTGTGGAAGACTCGTTGAAGCGCCTGCAGACCGACAGCATCGATCTTTATCTTTCGCACTGGCCGGATCCGACTGTGCCTTACGAGGAGACGCTCGGCGCCTACCAGACGCTTCTTGCCAAGGGCAAGGTTCGCCATATCGGCTGCTCCAACCTCGACGCCGGCCAGCTTCGGGCGGCGCTCGATGTAGCCAAGCTGCGCAATCTGCCGCGCTACGAGGTGCTGCAGCCGGAATACAATCTCTATGATCGCGCTTCCTATGATGGTCCTCTGCGCGACCTGTGCGTGGCAGAGGGTCTCGGTGTGATCACCTATTTCAGCCTCGCCAAGGGATTCCTGTCGGGCAAATATCGCAGCAAGGCCGATCTCGGCAAAAGCGCTGCGCGCGGCGAGGATGTGGAGGCCTATCTCAACAAGCGCGGCATGCGCATCCTGGCAGCGCTCGATGCTGTGGCAGGACGGCACGCGGCCAAGCCTGCCGAGGTCGCGCTCGCCTGGATCATCGCACGGCCGGGCGTGACGGCGCCGATCGCCAGTGCGACCACACCGGAGCAGATGGCGAGCCTTGTGCGAGCCGCTTCGCTTGGGCTCACGCAGGCGGATGTCGAAGAACTGGACAAGGCGAGCGTGTAG
- the metA gene encoding homoserine O-succinyltransferase: MPIKIPDQLPAREVLVKEGVSIMDEQTALRQDIRPLQIGLLNLMPNKIRTETQFARLIGATPLQVELTLVRVGNHKAKNTSEEHLITFYQTWDEVKDRKFDGFIITGAPVELLPFEDVTYWNELQRILDWTKTNVHSSFFICWGAMAAAWHFHQVPKHTLEEKAFGVFRHRNNAPASPYLSGFSDDFAIPVSRWTEVRTADIPAGSGLELLMDSEETGPSLLAEQAGNRLYMFNHIEYDSTSLKEEYDRDVNAGVSIAVPHEYYPDDDPRRPPLNRWRSHAHLLFGNWINSVYQTTAYDLENIGSKR; encoded by the coding sequence GTGCCGATCAAGATCCCCGATCAGCTCCCCGCCCGTGAAGTTCTGGTCAAGGAGGGCGTGTCCATCATGGACGAGCAGACCGCCCTGCGCCAGGACATCCGCCCCCTCCAGATCGGCCTGCTCAACCTGATGCCCAACAAGATCAGGACGGAGACGCAGTTCGCCCGGCTGATCGGCGCCACGCCGCTGCAGGTCGAACTGACCCTGGTCCGCGTTGGCAACCACAAGGCCAAGAACACCTCCGAGGAACACCTCATCACCTTCTACCAGACCTGGGACGAGGTGAAGGATCGCAAGTTCGACGGCTTCATCATTACCGGCGCGCCGGTGGAGTTGCTGCCTTTCGAGGACGTGACCTACTGGAACGAACTCCAGCGCATTCTCGACTGGACGAAAACCAACGTCCATTCGTCGTTCTTCATCTGCTGGGGAGCTATGGCGGCCGCCTGGCATTTCCACCAGGTGCCCAAACACACGCTGGAGGAAAAGGCGTTCGGCGTCTTCCGCCATCGCAACAACGCGCCCGCCTCCCCCTATCTCTCCGGCTTCTCGGACGATTTCGCGATTCCGGTGTCGCGCTGGACCGAAGTGCGGACCGCCGACATTCCCGCAGGTTCCGGGCTGGAACTGCTGATGGACTCGGAAGAGACAGGCCCGAGCCTGCTTGCCGAGCAGGCCGGCAACCGGCTCTATATGTTCAACCACATCGAATACGACTCGACGTCGCTCAAGGAAGAATACGATCGCGACGTCAATGCCGGCGTGTCGATCGCGGTACCGCACGAATATTATCCGGACGACGACCCCAGGCGCCCTCCGCTCAACCGCTGGCGCTCGCACGCCCACCTGCTGTTCGGCAACTGGATCAACAGCGTCTATCAGACCACCGCCTACGACCTGGAAAACATCGGCAGCAAGCGCTGA
- a CDS encoding LysR family transcriptional regulator — MLSLDVEAVQAFVMVADLQSFTRAADALGTTQAAISVKLKRLEEKVGRKLIERTPRHVRLSAEGAVFIQPAREFLVAHDRAVAGLFSCARRFALGIAAHVAGPEVTTLLARLNEHDPALTIEVQVDNSRNLLDAFDRGELDAAIVRREDDRRDGEVLGPEHFGWFAAPNFRCRPDEPIRLAALSPACGVRDIGTHALDDAGIAWTEVFLGGGSSVVMAAVSAGLAMAVFSERLAPVGTVEVSRRFNLPPLPSSEIVLHSTLTDQRSRDALRTIACAFREHRAAAA, encoded by the coding sequence ATGTTGTCACTAGACGTTGAGGCCGTGCAGGCCTTTGTCATGGTCGCCGACCTTCAGAGCTTTACCCGCGCCGCCGACGCGTTGGGTACGACCCAGGCGGCGATCAGCGTGAAACTCAAGCGCCTCGAGGAGAAGGTTGGCCGCAAGCTGATCGAACGCACGCCGCGTCATGTGCGGCTTTCGGCGGAGGGGGCGGTGTTCATCCAGCCTGCGCGTGAGTTTCTCGTTGCGCACGACCGCGCCGTTGCCGGGCTCTTCTCCTGTGCCCGCCGTTTCGCACTGGGCATCGCAGCCCACGTCGCCGGCCCGGAAGTGACGACGCTGCTGGCGCGCCTCAACGAACATGATCCCGCGCTGACCATCGAGGTGCAGGTCGATAATTCGCGCAATCTGCTCGATGCGTTCGATCGTGGAGAACTGGATGCCGCAATCGTGCGGCGCGAGGACGACCGCCGCGACGGCGAGGTTTTGGGGCCGGAGCATTTCGGCTGGTTCGCCGCCCCCAACTTCCGTTGCCGGCCAGACGAGCCGATACGGCTTGCCGCCCTGTCTCCCGCATGCGGCGTGCGCGACATCGGCACCCATGCACTTGACGATGCCGGCATCGCGTGGACGGAAGTATTCCTTGGCGGTGGCTCGTCGGTGGTTATGGCGGCTGTGTCAGCGGGGCTTGCCATGGCCGTATTCTCCGAGCGGCTCGCACCGGTCGGTACCGTCGAAGTCAGCCGCAGGTTCAACCTGCCGCCGCTGCCGTCCTCGGAAATCGTGCTGCATTCGACGCTGACCGACCAGCGTTCGCGTGACGCGCTGCGCACCATCGCCTGCGCCTTCCGCGAGCACCGCGCCGCAGCGGCATAG
- the ftsE gene encoding cell division ATP-binding protein FtsE: MIRFENVGLRYGMGPEILRDITLHVPERSFQFLSGPSGAGKTTLLRLLFLSLKPTRGLITVFGKDRARITREELPHLRRRIGVVFQDFRLLDHMTTYENVALPLRVRGREESSYRTDVIELLKWVGLGDRMHVLPPVLSGGEKQRAAIARALIEQPQILLADEPTGNVDPQLARRLLRLFIELNRLGTAVVIATHDLGLMEQVDARRLILSGGRLDIYD; encoded by the coding sequence GTGATCCGCTTCGAAAATGTCGGCCTCCGCTACGGCATGGGTCCGGAGATTCTCCGTGACATCACCTTGCATGTTCCGGAGCGCTCCTTCCAATTCCTCAGCGGCCCCTCGGGTGCCGGCAAGACGACCTTGCTGCGTCTTCTGTTCCTGTCGTTGAAGCCGACACGCGGATTGATCACGGTGTTCGGCAAGGATCGTGCGCGCATCACGCGTGAAGAATTGCCGCATCTGCGCCGGCGTATCGGCGTGGTGTTTCAGGATTTTCGCCTGCTGGATCACATGACGACCTACGAGAATGTGGCATTGCCGCTGCGCGTGCGTGGCCGCGAGGAATCCAGCTACCGCACCGACGTCATCGAACTTCTGAAGTGGGTCGGTCTTGGCGACCGCATGCACGTGCTGCCGCCGGTCCTCTCCGGCGGTGAGAAGCAGCGTGCCGCGATCGCGCGCGCGCTGATCGAGCAGCCACAGATCCTGCTTGCCGACGAACCGACGGGCAATGTCGACCCGCAGCTGGCGCGCCGGCTGCTTCGGCTGTTCATAGAACTGAATCGCCTCGGTACAGCCGTCGTGATCGCTACTCACGATCTTGGCCTGATGGAGCAGGTCGATGCCCGGCGACTGATCCTGTCGGGAGGAAGGCTGGACATCTATGACTGA
- a CDS encoding DUF2125 domain-containing protein has product MTSSDQTKPKRRRWLPRLILALLVLFGLYSAGWYWLAGRVRSDATNTVAALAAKGINADCTNLTVSGYPMRFVVSCDGLAYQDDARNVAAAAGGMIATASLAQPLTPNVNLDGPLRTSVPDMPPLWIDWDQLDISGHLWWPLPSRVSVTAEGFNGQTDPTDETDPVQLFSVGQLTATASPNGQDLVLTHDFTDLEIDAHTIGGRVLPPFSGKGDVTVKNGLPMLGTPPKSLRGQSAEIRNLELSSGEARIVLAGPIAVDADGLIDGTLNIKLQNPKAVAAILATAIPEQANQIRQGFAALSMLGNEPTMPLKVVKGRASLGFIPLGTIKPVE; this is encoded by the coding sequence ATGACGTCAAGTGACCAGACCAAGCCAAAACGTCGGCGCTGGCTGCCCCGGCTGATCCTGGCGCTGCTTGTCCTGTTCGGCCTCTACAGTGCTGGCTGGTACTGGCTGGCAGGACGCGTCAGAAGCGACGCGACGAACACTGTTGCAGCCCTCGCCGCCAAGGGAATCAATGCCGACTGCACCAATCTGACTGTCAGCGGCTACCCGATGCGTTTCGTGGTCAGCTGCGATGGGCTTGCCTATCAGGATGATGCCAGGAACGTCGCAGCCGCCGCTGGCGGCATGATTGCCACGGCGAGCCTTGCCCAGCCGCTGACGCCAAATGTCAATCTCGACGGACCGCTGCGCACCTCCGTGCCCGACATGCCGCCGCTGTGGATCGACTGGGACCAGTTGGACATCAGCGGACATCTGTGGTGGCCCCTGCCCAGCCGCGTTTCGGTGACGGCGGAGGGTTTCAACGGCCAGACCGATCCGACAGATGAGACCGATCCCGTCCAACTGTTCAGCGTCGGCCAGCTCACTGCGACGGCCAGTCCCAATGGGCAGGACCTTGTGCTGACACATGATTTCACCGACCTCGAAATCGATGCCCATACCATTGGCGGCCGGGTTCTCCCGCCCTTCAGCGGCAAGGGTGACGTCACGGTGAAGAATGGTCTTCCCATGCTCGGCACACCGCCCAAAAGCCTGCGCGGTCAATCCGCCGAGATCAGGAACCTCGAATTGTCTTCCGGCGAAGCCCGCATCGTCCTCGCAGGCCCGATCGCGGTTGACGCCGACGGCCTCATCGACGGCACCCTCAACATCAAGCTGCAGAACCCGAAAGCGGTGGCGGCGATCCTGGCCACGGCGATCCCCGAGCAGGCCAACCAGATCCGGCAGGGTTTTGCTGCCCTTTCCATGCTCGGCAACGAACCGACGATGCCGCTGAAAGTGGTGAAGGGCCGCGCCTCGCTGGGCTTCATCCCGCTCGGAACGATCAAGCCGGTGGAATAG
- a CDS encoding prephenate/arogenate dehydrogenase family protein: MSEPLFEKIALIGIGLIGSSLARVVRREGLARHIAISTRRPETLKRAEELKLGDSYTTDAKAAVRDADLVIVSVPVGASGAVAEEIAPALKKGAILTDVGSTKQSVVAQMLPFVPEGVHFIPGHPLAGTENSGPDAGFPDLFDNRWCIFTPLPDTDPEALEALSEFWRRCGSNIDTMTPEHHDMTLAIVSHLPHIIAYNIVGTADDLANVTKSEVIKYSASGFRDFTRLAASDPTMWRDVCLHNKDAILEMLARFSEDLSSLQRAIRWGDGDKLFDLFTRTRAIRRSIIQAGQDIDVPDFGRQVVEHPGK, from the coding sequence ATGTCCGAACCCCTGTTTGAAAAGATTGCCCTCATCGGCATCGGCCTGATCGGTTCTTCGCTGGCGCGCGTGGTGCGCCGGGAAGGGCTTGCCCGCCATATCGCGATCTCCACCCGCCGTCCGGAGACGTTGAAACGTGCAGAGGAGCTGAAATTAGGCGACAGCTACACGACCGATGCAAAGGCGGCGGTGCGGGACGCCGATCTTGTCATCGTCTCGGTGCCGGTAGGCGCTTCCGGTGCCGTGGCCGAGGAGATCGCACCGGCACTGAAGAAGGGCGCCATCCTTACCGATGTCGGTTCCACCAAGCAGTCGGTGGTCGCACAGATGTTGCCTTTCGTGCCGGAGGGCGTGCATTTCATTCCCGGCCATCCGCTGGCCGGTACCGAGAACTCAGGCCCGGATGCCGGCTTTCCAGACCTGTTCGACAACCGCTGGTGCATCTTCACGCCGCTGCCGGATACCGATCCAGAAGCGCTGGAGGCATTGTCGGAATTCTGGCGCCGCTGCGGTTCCAACATCGACACGATGACGCCCGAGCATCACGACATGACGCTTGCCATCGTTTCGCATCTGCCGCACATCATCGCTTACAACATCGTTGGTACCGCGGACGACCTGGCCAATGTGACGAAGTCCGAGGTCATCAAATATTCGGCCTCGGGTTTCCGCGACTTCACCCGCCTTGCCGCATCGGATCCCACCATGTGGCGGGACGTGTGCCTGCACAACAAGGATGCCATCCTGGAGATGCTGGCGCGCTTCTCGGAGGATCTTTCCTCGCTGCAAAGGGCGATTCGCTGGGGCGATGGCGACAAGCTGTTCGACCTGTTCACCCGCACCCGGGCCATCCGCCGCTCGATCATCCAGGCCGGTCAGGATATCGATGTTCCCGACTTCGGACGCCAGGTGGTGGAGCATCCGGGCAAGTGA
- the hisC gene encoding histidinol-phosphate transaminase, producing the protein MTKATDLLRPQPRAGIMDIEAYVPGKGAAHGVAKVHKLSANENPLGPSPKAVEAAQEAAAGLERYPDGQATRLRQAIADTHGLNVANIQCFNGSDEALGLLARIYLGIGDEAIYTEHGFLAYRIFILAAGATPVVAREANEHVDVDAILAAVTPRTKMIFLANPNNPTGTYIPFEEVRRLHAGLPKNVLLVLDAAYAEFVRRNDYEAGVELVAGNENVVMTRTFSKVHGLGGARIGWSYAPAHVVDALERVRDPFNVSATAIAAGEAAIRDRGHVERSVQHVETWVSWLTEELTRLDLRVTPSVGNFILIHFPDDRKHSAPAADAYLSERGYILRRVAGYGFPNALRMTVGTEEANRGVVAALTEFLKS; encoded by the coding sequence ATGACCAAGGCAACCGATCTGCTTCGTCCGCAACCCCGCGCCGGTATCATGGATATCGAGGCTTACGTGCCGGGCAAGGGTGCTGCGCATGGTGTCGCCAAGGTCCATAAACTCTCGGCCAACGAAAATCCGCTCGGACCGTCGCCGAAGGCTGTCGAAGCCGCGCAGGAGGCAGCTGCGGGATTGGAGCGCTATCCGGATGGCCAGGCGACCAGGCTGCGCCAGGCAATCGCCGATACGCATGGGCTCAACGTCGCCAACATCCAGTGTTTCAACGGCTCCGACGAAGCGCTTGGGCTGCTGGCGCGCATCTATCTCGGCATCGGCGACGAGGCGATCTACACCGAGCACGGGTTCCTGGCTTATCGCATCTTCATCCTGGCAGCCGGCGCAACGCCTGTGGTGGCCAGGGAAGCCAACGAGCATGTCGACGTCGATGCCATCCTTGCGGCCGTAACGCCGCGCACCAAGATGATTTTCCTGGCCAATCCGAACAACCCCACCGGCACCTACATTCCTTTCGAGGAGGTGCGACGCCTGCATGCCGGCCTGCCGAAGAACGTGCTTCTAGTGCTGGATGCTGCCTATGCCGAATTCGTGCGCCGCAATGACTACGAAGCGGGCGTCGAGCTGGTCGCAGGCAACGAGAATGTCGTCATGACGCGGACCTTCTCCAAGGTGCATGGGCTCGGCGGTGCGCGTATCGGCTGGTCCTATGCACCAGCGCATGTCGTCGATGCGCTCGAGCGTGTCCGCGATCCCTTCAACGTCAGTGCCACCGCGATCGCGGCAGGCGAAGCCGCTATCCGCGACCGCGGCCATGTCGAGCGCTCCGTGCAGCATGTCGAAACCTGGGTGTCGTGGCTGACCGAAGAACTGACCCGGCTCGACCTGCGGGTGACGCCCAGCGTCGGTAACTTCATCCTGATCCACTTTCCGGATGACAGGAAACATTCCGCACCTGCGGCGGACGCGTATCTGAGTGAGCGAGGCTATATCCTGCGGCGCGTTGCCGGCTACGGTTTTCCCAACGCGCTGCGGATGACGGTCGGAACCGAAGAAGCCAATCGCGGCGTGGTCGCCGCACTCACCGAATTCCTGAAAAGCTGA
- the hpt gene encoding hypoxanthine phosphoribosyltransferase — protein sequence MPVVRGKDIEVLFSASAIARRNLELAKEIAAHDYHDLLVISVLKGSFIFAADLIRAMHDAGLSPEVEFIFISSYGAGTESGQVRVLRDIDNEVAGRDVLLIDDILESGKTLKFTRELMLSRGARSCSVAVLLDKRMRRQTDLNADYVGFDCPDYFVVGYGMDVGHAFRELPFVGVVKGDV from the coding sequence ATGCCAGTTGTACGCGGCAAGGATATCGAGGTTTTGTTTTCGGCGTCCGCGATCGCGCGGCGCAATCTGGAGCTCGCCAAGGAAATCGCGGCCCACGACTACCACGACCTCCTGGTCATCTCGGTGCTGAAGGGCTCCTTCATTTTTGCCGCCGATCTGATTCGCGCCATGCATGACGCCGGCCTGTCGCCGGAGGTCGAGTTCATCTTCATTTCCAGCTATGGCGCCGGCACCGAAAGCGGCCAGGTGCGCGTGCTGCGCGACATCGACAACGAGGTCGCAGGCCGTGACGTGCTTCTGATCGACGACATCCTGGAATCCGGCAAGACGCTGAAGTTCACTCGCGAACTGATGCTGTCGCGCGGTGCCAGGAGCTGTTCCGTCGCCGTGCTGCTCGACAAGCGCATGCGGCGCCAGACGGACCTCAACGCCGACTATGTCGGCTTCGACTGCCCGGACTATTTTGTCGTCGGTTATGGCATGGATGTCGGCCACGCATTCCGTGAACTGCCCTTCGTCGGAGTCGTCAAAGGCGACGTCTGA
- a CDS encoding gamma-glutamylcyclotransferase, translating into MGDFWVFGYGSLIWRPGFAHVETQRARLHGYRRSLCVYSFVHRGTRERPGLVLGLDRGGSCIGLAFRVPGELRDEVIAYLRERELVTNVYLERWVKVALEDGRMADAVTYVADRGHEQYAGALEEAEAAAVVRGAVGQSGVNEDYVLNTIQHLEALGIRDRWLEQVARLIVPPENASGPLNPAR; encoded by the coding sequence ATGGGCGATTTTTGGGTTTTTGGCTACGGTTCGCTGATCTGGCGGCCCGGTTTCGCGCATGTCGAAACGCAGAGGGCGCGCCTGCATGGCTATAGACGCTCACTCTGCGTCTATTCCTTCGTGCATCGCGGTACCCGCGAAAGGCCGGGGCTCGTGCTCGGGCTCGATCGCGGCGGTTCCTGCATCGGGCTGGCTTTCCGGGTACCTGGTGAGTTGCGTGATGAGGTCATCGCTTACCTGCGTGAGCGCGAACTGGTCACCAACGTCTATCTCGAACGCTGGGTGAAGGTGGCTCTGGAGGACGGCCGTATGGCGGATGCCGTGACCTATGTCGCCGACCGTGGCCACGAACAATATGCAGGTGCACTCGAGGAAGCGGAGGCCGCTGCCGTCGTACGCGGCGCCGTCGGCCAGTCGGGTGTCAATGAAGACTATGTTCTCAACACCATCCAGCATCTCGAGGCGCTCGGCATCCGCGACCGCTGGCTGGAACAGGTGGCGCGGCTGATCGTCCCGCCTGAAAACGCCTCTGGCCCATTGAACCCTGCACGATAG